In Capsicum annuum cultivar UCD-10X-F1 chromosome 11, UCD10Xv1.1, whole genome shotgun sequence, one genomic interval encodes:
- the LOC124888787 gene encoding integrator complex subunit 6 homolog: MESFSSSSSSSSSSSTDSIPNPFTALILHPNITLPPLIPPSLSHKFTNFAVFKNFPNLFAQISSPSLSSSKPFLPSSIPLQIIKDDDNPSDRDNLSIAELNPKRSTSNLLRKPSSIPATVHNTAPPEPFPNVAIPYTLLRSVRKIKTIMAKVPKLSLPIKSSSKPTQKAFSSLKFPSNVQGSSSSKVSPPKPSTCLKNQVTLPVPSDSSNSDFTPDTTNELAPEFEVPYSSSHQDTSELIILTLKSRN, from the coding sequence ATGGAATCATTCTCTtcatcttcctcctcttcttcttcctcctctacTGACTCTATTCCAAATCCCTTCACTGCACTTATCCTTCATCCAAACATCACCTTACCTCCCTTAATCCCTCCTTCACTCTCTCATAAATTTACCAATTTTGCtgttttcaaaaattttccaAATCTTTTTGCCCAAATTTCTTCACCTTCTCTATCCTCTTCGAAACCCTTCCTTCCTTCTTCTATCCCACTCCAAATTATTAAAGATGATGATAATCCTAGTGACAGAGATAACCTTTCTATTGCTGAGTTAAACCCAAAAAGGTCCACGTCCAACCTCTTAAGAAAACCCTCTTCTATTCCTGCCACTGTTCACAATACTGCCCCTCCAGAACCTTTTCCAAATGTCGCTATCCCTTATACTCTACTTCGATCTGTCAGAAAGATAAAAACTATCATGGCCAAAGTTCCAAAACTCTCGTTGCCCATAAAATCCTCTTCTAAACCTACTCAAAAGGCCTTCTCCTCTTTAAAATTTCCGTCTAATGTCCAAGGATCCTCCTCCTCAAAAGTTTCCCCTCCCAAGCCCTCTACTTGTCTCAAGAATCAGGTCACCCTACCTGTTCCTTCTGACTCATCTAACTCTGACTTTACCCCAGATACTACTAATGAGTTGGCACCTGAGTTTGAAGTTCCCTACTCATCTTCTCATCAGGATACTTCTGAGCTCATCATCTTAACTTTGAAAAGCAGAAATTAG